In the genome of Lathyrus oleraceus cultivar Zhongwan6 chromosome 4, CAAS_Psat_ZW6_1.0, whole genome shotgun sequence, the window atcataactgcATTTCAGAGGAGAAcaatttcagatctcaaatttcacattccctccattttttctctctctttgaaTCTCTCTattctccacacaaacaccaagtTTCTTTATAGATTCATGATCCTGGTATAGTtttgagcaagaatcaaccattaCTTTGGTCAATTCAGTCTAGATTCGTGCATGTCAAGAGCTTGAACATATTAATGGAAGCTTCAAATTGAGCTGGATCTAGGTGTTTCCAGCTGGtaattcttgcacaaagcttcattAGAGGTTAAAGGAAGTTGATCTGGAGAGTTTGGAAGCCTAAGGACACGAATTCAATACACTGCATTTCAAGTAAGTGAAAATTCGATCATCATATTTTGCCAATTTCTTGCCATGATTATGTAGATCGTGTTGTGCTGAGAATGCTGATAGTTTTAGATCTTGATTTGGTTGAGTATTGTGCATgatatgttgatttaaagtttggatgatgaaaatgtttcCCTTCGATCCGTGCGTGTTAGTGAGATTTAGGTTGAATGAACATGATATTCGGATTCTATGTTgcaagacctttccaaccatataAGATTCatcaatttctggaaaaaaattgtgAACCTCCGCCGGATTCCaatcggagaagacgaccggaaaCAATGTTCCGGCCGTCTGGTTCAGTCGGTAGGGTTCGCTCAAAACGCAGCGTTTTGGTTATGAGCGCGCTTTGAACCTTGCTCGCATCAGTTCGATTCTTGGCATATGCGTTTTGTGAGTTTCATTTGAATTATCATTTTCTGGACCTGGCGTGCGTAGGTTCGATTCTTCGCTTGTGCATTTTCTGAATATTAATGTGAATTCTCATTTACCTGGCGTGCGTGTGTTCGAGCCTGGTTGTGTGCATATCCTGATTTTTATTTGAATCTTCattttccctcctattttccatatcatttcattttatttcattttatttcttcaactttaaaaaatcataaaaaatagccAAATGTttcaaattgatcccaattttttttcacatttttgttTTGACCTCTAGCTTTTTATAGCATTTAGTTCATGAATTGTTTGACTCTGGATTTGTAGTTTGGAATTTTTGTTTGAACCATGTGCAAATTTGATATGTCATgataaatgctttgtgaaatgctttgtgttgatccaattgatctgaaatttggcatgcttaatcctaacatgtgatatgatttttgagatttaatttgagattttttatcatatgttatcactattttagacacatgaagatatgttgtgacaatttgtgtcacatttttggtattcaatttgtgcatttttgtttacctatcatttgagatcttctggatttaatttttggcatgatgtctattcataacatgttgagcttgcataaaaaatttcatgatcattggatgcttttctattttgatttggattttctaacttggatgtccattttgtgcacctttgcttgcccTTGCTTTACATTGGTCACTTGATGCCTTTGCCATATGAATTGAagttggtccttttgaggacatcttatgacatgtttgaacttgctttgtgcaaaagattgagttctgttttgatcatttgatttggttttgaacctagtctttgtactagtgttttgtacataaactaattatgctttgtgtttcaggtttggacatttagcattgatgattggtttggtctcactttgtgagatacaaatgatttgaattctaaCACATTTCTGTTTTGTAGGATTCTAAGTGATAGGCTTGAGCTCATTGCTTCACTTGATTGCTTGATCATTGCTCATTGACTTGTGTAACAGTTGCACTGTTTGTCTGTCTGTTTTCTTattgagatattaactgtttaagcttttgtacaggtatattagttgctagcttttagctctttcttgagctttggattatatttgatacaccacttaggtatctatctcttactccatgtagtctggaagtcctgtcacctttttggcaggcattttggctgaagtccttcttaagaggctctgtttgtgattgtttatatttgtgccaaagacctctaaacgaggcatgttacttgataagtcctcctaagtgtagaggcaattgacagatagaagggattaaCAATCAATCCCCatgttattcagtgagtcgttcattatgctcgcactacgtgttgatgctcttgaacaagtacccaagatcttgtttagagtctgtcaagtggaataggatcccacattatggatccccatgttttctttatcataagctcacccaggccagggttaagagcatgaggtctcatcctcatttccatctttgatcagcttcaccctaactctcagtgttagtggttaagagctcacagcTTACCTGAATAcaatttggcttgtttgtcgaggttgatatgacccctcttgactaaagcctacctatttgattgagcctattgtttgtatatagtgtgtgatgcattgtttgcttgattgctttgcatgtgtttgattttgctcatttgtttgttttgaggagttagatataagtccatctattggcattctgtttcctgtttgttttgaggagttggatgtaagcccatctattggcattctgtttccgttaggagtcggatctaagtccatatattggcattctgtttccgcTTTTGCTTtcaggagttggatgtaagtccattgattggcattctgtttcctctttctttgagttctcttttgagacttgttatttgcttttaccttgtgttgccttattccaaaggatggtacttacttggatcatctacatatgatctcaagagaggaactcctaatgtggttttgTTCCTCATCCCCCACCTTTTTGTTTCCTTATACCTCCATCTTCATCCTTAACTCAaaccaaaaacttttgtgcaaacatttgacttgttttcaacattagaaacctaagccttaggcttttgattttcaaactttcttttcataatactcattttgaattgaatctttaagtcaactttgaccattttgtacatacttctgACTGGTTAATGCAACTCACTCAAATGTGTCTCTTTTGTGGCTCCATgcccacttcttaatcaaatttttcataacctttagctattaggtttgagttatctttgtagtagatgtaatactcacctatgtccttagtgattggacaataagtcttccatgcttattataaggcataatccctcactagcatgttgaagttatcctcacatggtggacttgtggtttttcaggtcgagttttctccctttgataacaaaagaccttaaggcttttggaccaatcaacccactcatttgttttgaaatcttttacccgaactacggggttttgatccttatctttcatgagagggtacgtaggcaatggattcatccatccaaacacaaaatgtaaataaacttgtatattcttctctcatctcttcaatcatgtttgcacaaaataatttcataaacaataatCTTTGCAACAAtgtgtgaaaagggctccctaggagtacctaggatgcattgggtgcctaacaccttccctttgcataaccaacccccttacccagatctctgaccttcttttactagttttgtttgtaaaactttataggtttttgttcgttttctaaccattcctttggataaatagaagtgcggtggcgactcgactttgtatgatttaccttggatttagtcaatatctccaatggtaacgaatacaccgctacaccatctcccttttcatcaTTTATTGCAAATGGATTTAAGTAAGGTTAATGTATTTTGGATGGACGAAAAATACTCGAATGGCCGAGTAAGGCTACTGGTATCCAAGTACTCGGGGAAGGGAATGGAAGACTCTATACCACCTCCTTTTTCGTCTAAGTTTGTTGCAAAATTGAGTTTAACTTAAGGTTtgattatgaaaataatttggatgtggcggggaCTAGAAGTTTTGTTAACAGATGACAATTGCTTGAATggccgagtaaggctactcgtatccaagtaatTGAGGAGAGaaatcgaaggctcaagaccatccCCCTTTTCATCTTTAATGAAATGGTGTTTAATTTCAATTAAGTGTTTTGGATCTGAATAGGGAAAAGACACTtgatgttggatcgaggtttttATTATGTGTTTAAACTGAAAAATCGAATAGAATGATTTAAGGGTTTTGAAAATGACGGAGAAGTGGGTATGAAAATGGTtctaatttttaaaaattattcgacgttggatcgagtatctgtttttgttcttttttaaAGTGTTGATTTTAATTTTCGAATTAACGCTCAACTGATACAATAAAGTAAATGAAAATGGTAAACTTATTACATATTTACGGGAATGGGGGTACACTTTATCAAATGGGGATAGGACACAATAACTAAATCATACAAGTTTTGAAAGACAGTTgtaaaaataaaagaatctcgttgtaagaaagcccaagaggAAGCCAAAAAGACTCGACACTGAAAcattgatatatatatatatataacttgaaATTTGACGCTGTAACatacttttatatatatatatatatatatatatatatatatatatatatataaaagaatTTAAAGTCGAACGTGATATACGTATGAAACCGGAAACCAAACAAAGCACATTTATATATGAACCAAAATAAAAAGTATAAAGTAAAACAAAGTAATATATAAATACACTTATAGTAGAAAAAGCAAATAACTAGTTAAATGGATGCCAAAGTTTCTTAACTTtatattaaaaatttaatttctaATGTTTAAATGATCATTTATAAAATAAAACCtttattgtgaaaatgaaataaataaaacaaataaaaagtAATAATAGAAATATGGCAAAGATTTTTATCAGCTTCATTAAAAGTATGTTTTAAAATAAATTTCTAATGTCATTCATAAAAGTCATTTTTGAAAAACAGTGAAcacaaaaattgaaaaaaatattGCATGCATTTATAAGAAAACAAATTGAAAGGAATTACCAGCTACTAGAACACATAACTATTAGTTTCCATCAGAAGAAACATTTCACGGCTGAAAATCAAATCATCTCCAAATAATCCAAAATTTTAATGCATATTTACACTCACATAGAAACAAAAATATATAAACAACACAAACTCTTATTGCTATAGTACACACATAAACTTTAACTAACATAAACTCTTATTGCTATAGTACACACATAAACTTTAACTAACATTTCACAAATCAAAGTGGATCGAGTTTCTCATTCTCTCTTTACCCATTTGTCCTCTTAAAACACACAAACCATAAACTCATAACTCAAACACACACCTCAGATCTAAACATATATTGAAATGAAATCATGCATATTTTCTTCCTCTCTCCAAGACAAATAAAAAACAACAAGCATCTTCAAGATCAATCTAAAACAAACATCAATAACATAAATTAAACTCAAGAGGATGAAAAGAAATAAACTACAATGGAATAGCTATACCAACAGAAGCAGCAACAAGTCGGAGCGTGAACAGAGAGAAGCTACGCGATGGAGGTCACGGCGGTTAGAGCTATGCGCGGTGGAAAAAGTATTTGCGTTTGCAAAGGTGATGGTAGCACGAAGGGATTTGAGGCTCTACGAAAATAGCTTTGAGTTTGGAGTGATGTGTTTCAGTGATGATGTCGAGACATAGAGAATGTATGTTGTTGGAAAGAGGTTGACGGTGTGAGATGCAGATTCGATGCAATTGGTGGTGCGGCTGAGTTTGAAGACGTGGTAGTTGTTTATAatttttttcttgttttgtttttttatttcttGTGATCTTGAGGTATGAGAGTAAGGAATGGAGGAAAAGAAGTTGTGATcatgttttttttcttttctttgaaGATGAGAGATATGTTGTTCCTTTTAATAATGAGAGAGAGATATTTTTACTTATGAGAGTGAGACAACTATCAAGAAGTAGCAGAGGGAGGGAAGTTTGATATGTAGTGAGTTGAGAGAGTTGACATTTGCGTGTGACTTGCAATATACTACCAATTTTAGTAATCATGTTTGAATCCTAACAAAGCTACTTGGATTTGAGTCATCGTTAGTTTTATTGCCACTGTCACTTCTAGAACCCAAGCATATCAAGCATATCTAATGAAAGTAATATGTATCTAAACTCAAATCAAAGTAATATAGACATATCTTAAAAACAAACCAAAGTAATTCTTAAATTAAAGGAAAagtttaaaaaaaaacatttaataATTAGAATAAAACCAAAATACATAAAATAAAGTCACATTAAAAATACAGTTAATTCTAAATAATTCTAATAATTAATTTGgttaaaaaaaacaaaaataatcagataaaaaaaatgaaatttggacgcgaaagtgctcgaaaaattaaactgaaCGTATTAAAATAAACGGCATGAAATATACTTCTTGGAAACATACAGGTTTTGATCTAATGTTGAAATAAAAattgaccggttaaaaggctcaggcggaAAAAATGCGATCGaaaaaagtagtcgaaaaattaAAACGAGCACGCCAGGTCGAACTACGCAAATCATAGATCAATAAAACTGACGTCTGAAAGCTCAACTTTGAAATTTTCCGACCGCTAATTTGATGTGCAGTTGAGAAACGATTTGACCGgtctgtctgtagatccgaaaattATTTCGAGCGATATTTCAAGCACTATACAAAACAAAATACACGTTGTGACAAGTACAAAATGAAAACCACTTGTAAATGAACTGAATTGTTGACTGAATAATCGTGAACAGACAATCAAATGCAAATGAATCGCTCTTGGACCATTTGTTGTTGATTCTCAAACACAAATACAACCCTACAAAGATTCAGACGACGACAGTACTCTTGATTATCACTTTCTGAACCTCTGAAACACGATGCAATAAAAATAAGCGATGTAatgagattgagaaatcaagtctTTTGACTTCTTAATTAACTGATGACTGAATGAAATGTCATCAAGACCAAATAAAATGTCAAAACTCCTGACCTTTTACCTGAACCCTAACGAATGTTTTTAACTGATGAAATGCACTACAAAATGGATCAATTTTACTATGCTGATGCGAATGAATAAACTCggggtaaaatttagggtatgacaacaACGCCTACTGTTCCTTATCGCTCCACCCTCACTATGGTTTTTGGTGGGACAGAGAGGTAGTGGGCGAAGACAACTTCGGATATTTACGAGTATCCGAAATTGACCCCACAGGGTGGGGAAGTGAATTCGATGATGATGACTGAGTTCGCAACGTTAAAGAGGATTTCGGCTTACATAGCTGAAAACAAGCAGCAATTGGCCTTAGAGGCCGAAGTAAAaaaacatggttgtcgaagccagTGAAGTTTCTCCATCAGAAGGTCCTGGAAAAGATTTTGACCCAAGACCACCTGACGAAGCTCAAGAAAAAGAGCAAGACCAGAGGCTCGATGCGATCGATGATGATAAGCCTTTGGGTTTTGAGAAAGACCCGCTAGCAACTAATGTTAAGATGCTATATCAAGATCCACTCGAAAAAGTAGACTTGGGAGAGGGGGTAACAAAAAGGCCAACCTACACCAGTGCCAACATCCATCCTCAACTCAAGATCGAAGTGGTCCAGTTGCTGAGAGAGTTTAAAGGTTGTTTCGCATGGGACTATgacgaaatgcctggtttaagtaggGAGTTGGTCGAATTAAAACTGCCGATCAAACCTGGGAAGAAGCCGATGAAGCAAAATCCAAGACGATTTGCCCCAACAATATTGTCgaaaatcaaggaggaagttgAAAGACTTCTCTGGTGTAACTTCATTCGTACTGCCAGGTATGTCAAATGGTTAGCTAACATTGTGCCAGTTGTAAAAAAGAATGGTATGCTAAGGGTttgcatagattttagagatttgAATAATGCAACCCCAAAAGATGAGTATTCGATGCCAGTGGCGGAAATGTTGGTCGATTCAGCCGCAGTTTATGAATATTTAAGCATGCTCGATGGGTATTCTGGGTACAATTAGATATTCATTGCTGAAGAAGATATCCCAAAAATGGAATTTCGTTGCCCTGGAGCCTTAGGTACCTACGAATGGGTAGTGATGtcttttggtttgaaaaatgcaggggcaacttaccaaagggCGATGAATTCAATCTTCCATGATTTCATATAAACTTTTATGCAAATTTATATAGACGATATTGTTGTTAAGTCTATTTTTAGGAAGAGTCATATAGAACACCTTTGAATGTCTTTTGAACGAATGAAAAAATATGGTTTAAAAATGAACCCTCTAAAATTTACTTTTTGTGTGAAGGCTGGGGATTTTCTAGGTTTTGTGATCCATAAAAAAGGGATCGAAATAAACCAGAATAAAACCAAAGCCATCATGGAAGCGAAAGCACTATCAACAAAGAAAGGTTTGCAGTCACTGTTGGGCAAAATCAATTTCCTAAGGAGATTTATCTCAAACCTTAGTGGGAAGACGCAAGCATTTTCGTATTTGCTTCGACTCAATAAGGAGGTGTTCGAATGGGGGCAAGCTCAGCAAATGGCGTTCGATAAGATCAAAGCGTACTTGAGCCACCCACCAATTTTGATGCCAACTTGTAGAAAtaaaagtatgagattgtacatttctGCATCAGATAAAACCTTATGGAGCATGTTAACgcaagaggatgataatggtgtcGAGAGAGTTATTTATTACCTCCGGAGGGTTTTAAACgatgcagaaactaggtatagcATGATCGAAAAGTTATGTTTATGCTTCTATTTATCTTGTACaaaattgaagcattatatcaaacCTGTTGTCATGTATGTTTCATCTCATtatgatattattaaacatatgtaATCTAAACCtattttgcatagtcgaattgggaaatgggcacTGGCATTGGCTGAATTTTCCTTAACATATATGACATTAAAAGTTGTGAAAGGTCAAGTAGTAGCAGACTTTATAGTTGATCACTCCATTGACGCTGCCGCTTTGAACTATGTTGAATTAGGGCCGCGGAAGCTATACTTCGACGGATCTAGCCATAAAAATGGCACAGGTGTCGGAGTCGTAATTATTTCTCCAAATAAAATTCCAATGACATTCCAATATAAAGTAAAAGGTATTTTTTCAAATAACAAAGCTGAATACGAATCCCTCATAACAAGACTTGAAAtgttgttggaattgggggcaactcaGGTCGAGATAATGGGAGACTCGGAGCTAGTTATAAAACAGATCACGAAAGAATATAGGTGTGTTAAAGAGAATCTGATCATGTATTTTAAAATCGCCAGTCGATTGTTGAAAAAGTTCGAAATGGTTTATATTCGACATATACCACGAATAGAGAACATGATAGCTAATGACCTGGCCCAAATCGCATCTGGGTATAAAATTTCGAGAGAAAAGTTGCACAAAGTCATAGAAGTTAGAGGAAAGGTAGTGGCAACCAGATTAACTCCCATGGATTTAGAATAGACAAGATTAGGATGTGTTGATGAAGGAAATTTCGAAATATTGGCGATAGACAGCTTGGCAGATGAAGACTGGAGAAAACCAATAGTAGTATACCTACAGAATCCCACAGCCTCTACTGATCGAAAAAACAAGTATCGAGCATTACATTATGTTCTTTTGGGTTCAGAGTTGTTTAAGAAATCTCCGGAAGGAATTTTACTGAAATGCCTTAGTGAGTCAGAGGCACACTTTTCCCTTTCAACTGTACATAGTAGAACATGTGGGGCACACCAAGTCAGTCATAAGATGAGATGGCTTTTATTTCGACAAGGAGTGTATTGGCCTACTATGTTGAAAGACTGTGTTGAATTCACGAAAGGTTGTCAAGAGTGTCAGGTGCATGCAGGTATATAACATGTCCCTGCAAATGAATTACATTCTATCATCAAACTGtggccatttagaggttgggctttgGACTTAATCGGAGAAATTCGACCTCCCTCATCAAAAAGTCAAAGGTACATATTGGTAGGAGTTTattatttcacaaaatggatTGAAGTCATACCTTTGCCAAATGTGAGCCAAGAGGATATGATCGAATTCATTCAAAAGTATATTATTTATAGGTTTGGAATTCCAGAAACAATCACAACGGATCAAGGATCAATatttactggtcgaaagatgTAGGAGTTCGCCACGGACATGGGTTTCAAATTGGTAACATCGACACCCTACTATGCTCAAGCTAATGGACAAGTCGAAGCTGCCAATAAGGTGATCATTGGTTTAATTAAAAACATGTAGGAAAAAAACCTAAGAATTGGCACAAGACTCTGGACCAAATTTTATGGGCATGTCGCACGTCCCCTAAAGAGGCTACTAAGTCGACCCCTTTTCGACTAACTTTTGGCCATGATGTTGTCTTGCCATTATAAATCCACCTGCAATCACTAAGAATTCAGAGGCGGCATGAACTCCCCACAGAATCATATTGGAGCATGATGTTGGATGAATTGGTCGATTTGGACGAGGAAAGGTTAAGTGTCTTAGAATTGCTAAGGCAGCAAAAGAAAAGGATAGAAGTCTCTTATAATAAGAAAGTTAAAGTTAAAAGCTTTACGCCTGGAGATTTGGTCTGGAAAGTGATCCTTCTAATGGATCGAAAAGATAGAGCCTTGGGGAAGTGATCCCCAAAGTTGGAAGGCCCTTTCCAAATTCTGCAGATTTTTTCTAATGGTGCCTATGAGATCGAAGAGCTCAGCGAAGATAAGAGGATTCTAAGAATAAACGggaagtatttgaaaaaatacCAACCGACAATCCAAGAGGTAAAAATAAGAGACGAGTAACCGCGTAAATAAAGCAAAAGCCAAAATGGTAATAATAAAGTCATAAGGCCGAAAGACCAATATTTACTACAAGGAGAAATTTTGTTACATCATCAGACAAATAAGAATAGCATTAAAAGGGAAGATTGGCTTTAATCTGAAGATACTTGGCTTTGAGGAGCTCCAACCGTTTTTCGCACAAAGATCTTTTCGAGTAAAGGAGTTTGACGTCAGATTCAAGTTGTCGAGCTTTTTTGACAAACTCCATGCCAAGTGATAGATCTTGAGCCATCGAAGCATCATCAAATTCCAACAAT includes:
- the LOC127137768 gene encoding uncharacterized protein LOC127137768, with protein sequence MTLKVVKGQVVADFIVDHSIDAAALNYVELGPRKLYFDGSSHKNGTGVGVVIISPNKIPMTFQYKVKGIFSNNKAEYESLITRLEMLLELGATQVEIMGDSELVIKQITKEYRCVKENLIMYFKIASRLLKKFEMVYIRHIPRIENMIANDLAQIASGYKISREKLHKVIEVRGKVVATRLTPMDLE